Proteins encoded by one window of Pseudomonas coleopterorum:
- a CDS encoding heavy metal translocating P-type ATPase gives MSHPTSGHAHDHKHEHEHEHEHEHEHEHEHEHEHEYETSPAPSGHCCSGKAAIPSTVQLAPGGSQEARLSQFRIEAMDCPTEQTLIQNKLAKLTGVQQLDFNLINRVLGVRHSLPDTQAIESAIKSLGMHAEPITGDEPATNDLPAPRKPWWPLALSGVTAVAAEVVHFTQAAPTWVVALLALVSIASCGLGTYSKGWIALKNGNLNINALMSIAVTGAVLIGQWPEAAMVMFLFTVAELIEAKSLDRARNAIGGLMRLTPDTATVRQADGQWLEQDVKIVALEAIVRVRPGERIGLDGEVISGQSSIDQAPITGESLPVEKGVGDQVFAGTINQAGSLEYRVTAAAGQSTLARIIHAVEQAQGARAPTQRFVDNFSRVYTPVVFALALLIAVVPPLVGLGAWFDWIYRALVLLVVACPCALVISTPVTIVSALAAAARKGILVKGGVYLEGGHKLDYLALDKTGTLTHGKPVQTDYALLDSAFEGRAQAIAQALAGRSDHPVSRAIAADANGAALTLDNFEALLGRGIKGQVEGQTYHLGNHRLVEELGQCSPAVEAQLDQLEREGKSVVVLLGPQGPVALFAVADTVKQISREAIAQLHALGIKTVMLTGDNPHTAKAIAAQVGIDQAIGDLLPADKLKAVEQLYAQGHQVGMVGDGINDAPALARAEIGFAMAAAGTDTAIETADVALMDDDLRKIPAFIRLSRQTRSVLLQNIVLALAIKAVFLLMTVAGMATLWMAVFADMGVSLLVVFNGLRLLRK, from the coding sequence ATGAGCCACCCCACTTCCGGCCATGCCCACGATCATAAGCACGAGCACGAGCACGAGCACGAGCACGAGCACGAGCACGAGCACGAGCACGAGCACGAGCACGAGTACGAGACCAGCCCTGCGCCGTCGGGCCATTGCTGTTCTGGCAAGGCGGCCATTCCGTCGACCGTCCAGTTGGCACCCGGCGGCAGCCAGGAGGCCCGGCTGAGTCAGTTCCGCATCGAGGCGATGGACTGTCCGACCGAGCAGACGCTGATCCAGAACAAGCTGGCCAAGCTGACAGGCGTGCAGCAGCTGGATTTCAACCTGATCAATCGGGTGCTCGGCGTGCGCCATTCGCTGCCCGATACCCAGGCGATCGAGAGCGCCATTAAATCACTGGGCATGCACGCCGAACCCATCACCGGGGACGAACCTGCTACCAACGACCTGCCGGCGCCGCGCAAACCCTGGTGGCCGCTGGCGCTTTCGGGTGTGACGGCAGTGGCGGCCGAAGTGGTCCACTTCACCCAGGCGGCGCCGACCTGGGTCGTGGCATTGCTGGCCCTGGTGTCGATCGCCAGTTGTGGTCTGGGCACCTACAGCAAAGGCTGGATCGCACTCAAGAACGGCAACCTCAACATCAATGCGTTGATGAGCATTGCGGTGACCGGCGCGGTGCTGATCGGTCAATGGCCGGAAGCGGCGATGGTGATGTTCCTGTTCACCGTAGCCGAATTGATCGAGGCCAAATCCCTGGATCGGGCCCGCAATGCGATTGGTGGTCTGATGCGCCTCACGCCGGACACGGCCACCGTGCGCCAGGCCGATGGCCAATGGCTGGAACAGGACGTCAAGATTGTCGCCCTGGAGGCCATCGTCCGCGTGCGTCCGGGGGAGCGTATCGGTCTGGATGGTGAAGTGATTTCCGGTCAATCCAGCATCGATCAGGCGCCCATCACCGGTGAAAGCCTGCCGGTCGAGAAAGGGGTGGGCGACCAGGTGTTCGCCGGGACCATCAATCAGGCCGGCTCGCTGGAATACCGGGTCACGGCCGCCGCCGGCCAATCGACACTGGCGCGCATCATCCACGCGGTCGAGCAGGCCCAAGGTGCGCGCGCGCCTACCCAGCGCTTTGTGGATAACTTTTCGCGGGTCTACACACCCGTGGTGTTTGCCTTGGCCCTGCTGATCGCGGTGGTGCCGCCGCTGGTGGGGTTGGGCGCGTGGTTCGACTGGATCTACCGCGCGCTGGTGCTGTTGGTGGTCGCCTGTCCGTGTGCGCTGGTGATTTCCACGCCCGTCACCATCGTCAGTGCCTTGGCCGCTGCTGCGCGCAAAGGCATCCTCGTCAAGGGGGGCGTGTACCTGGAAGGTGGTCACAAGCTGGACTATCTGGCGCTGGACAAGACCGGCACGCTGACCCATGGCAAGCCAGTGCAGACCGACTACGCGCTGCTCGATTCCGCCTTCGAAGGCCGGGCACAGGCGATTGCCCAGGCGTTGGCGGGACGTTCGGACCATCCTGTGTCGCGAGCCATTGCTGCTGACGCCAATGGGGCGGCTCTGACCTTGGACAACTTCGAGGCCTTGCTTGGGCGAGGCATCAAGGGTCAGGTGGAAGGGCAGACCTATCACCTGGGCAACCATCGCCTGGTGGAAGAGCTGGGTCAGTGCTCCCCGGCGGTGGAAGCGCAACTCGATCAGCTGGAGCGTGAAGGTAAATCGGTCGTGGTATTGCTGGGCCCGCAAGGGCCGGTGGCCTTGTTCGCGGTGGCCGATACGGTGAAGCAGATCAGCCGCGAGGCCATTGCCCAGTTGCATGCGTTGGGCATAAAGACCGTGATGTTGACCGGAGACAACCCGCATACCGCCAAGGCGATCGCAGCTCAAGTGGGGATCGATCAGGCGATTGGCGACCTGTTGCCTGCTGACAAGCTCAAAGCTGTGGAGCAGTTGTACGCTCAGGGTCACCAGGTCGGCATGGTTGGCGACGGGATCAATGACGCGCCAGCGCTGGCGCGGGCGGAAATCGGTTTCGCCATGGCGGCCGCAGGTACTGATACCGCGATTGAAACGGCCGATGTCGCCTTGATGGACGATGATCTGCGCAAGATACCGGCGTTCATTCGGCTGTCGAGGCAGACCCGTTCGGTGCTGTTGCAGAACATCGTGCTGGCCCTGGCGATCAAGGCCGTGTTCCTCCTGATGACCGTGGCCGGCATGGCGACGCTGTGGATGGCGGTGTTTGCCGACATGGGTGTGAGCCTGCTGGTGGTGTTCAACGGGCTGCGGTTGCTGCGCAAATAA
- a CDS encoding GNAT family N-acetyltransferase — translation MNRTATPFQISDLRTEPGFLAIVGERLWQAWWKEDGHTLEDVLTLLEDSLRSKPIPTTLVAHAGERFMGTVSLIVSDMDERVQYSPWLAALWVEAESRNDGVGAALLTAGMQKAKAEGVERVYLCAVEEKSAYYGRLGWEQIETDVGGMNIFTKASG, via the coding sequence ATGAATCGCACCGCAACCCCCTTTCAAATATCCGATCTGCGCACTGAACCTGGTTTTCTTGCCATCGTGGGCGAGCGGCTGTGGCAAGCCTGGTGGAAGGAAGACGGCCACACCTTGGAAGATGTGCTGACGCTTCTGGAAGACAGCCTGCGTTCCAAGCCCATTCCCACCACTTTGGTCGCTCATGCAGGTGAGCGGTTCATGGGCACGGTATCGCTGATCGTTTCGGACATGGATGAACGAGTGCAGTATTCGCCCTGGCTGGCGGCGCTGTGGGTGGAGGCCGAGAGCCGCAATGACGGCGTCGGGGCGGCATTACTCACAGCCGGAATGCAGAAAGCGAAAGCTGAGGGTGTCGAGCGGGTCTATCTATGTGCTGTCGAGGAAAAGTCGGCGTACTACGGGCGGCTTGGCTGGGAGCAGATCGAGACTGACGTTGGGGGGATGAATATCTTCACCAAAGCATCGGGGTAA
- a CDS encoding DUF3482 domain-containing protein, with amino-acid sequence MSKPLTLAVVGHTNVGKTSLLRTLTRDVGFGEVSHRPSTTRHVEGARLSVDGDALLELYDTPGLEDAIALLDFLERLDRPGERLDGPARVERFLQGSEARQRFEQEAKVLRQLLASDAGLYVIDAREPVLAKYRDELEVLASCGKPLLPVLNFVSSSQQREGDWREALARLGLHALVRFDSVAPPEDGERRLYESLALLLEHSRPALQRLIEDQQAQRLARQGSARRLIAELLIDCAACRRSVTSEAAAGAIEELRQAVRKREQRCVEALLKLYAFRSQDASAGDLPLSDGRWGDDLFNPDTLKQLGVKVGGGIAAGAAAGAGVDLLVGGLTLGMAAIAGAIAGGALQTARGYGARLLGKFKGERELTVDDNVLRLLALRQQQLVKALDARGHAAMGTIEVAAPQEQTWREGKLPEALNKARAYPKWSSLNGHKHLAQREREEQIEALAQQL; translated from the coding sequence GCCACACCAATGTCGGCAAGACCTCCCTGCTGCGCACGCTGACCCGCGACGTAGGCTTCGGCGAAGTGTCGCACCGGCCCAGCACCACGCGTCATGTGGAAGGCGCACGCCTTTCGGTCGATGGCGACGCCCTGCTGGAACTCTACGACACCCCCGGCCTGGAAGATGCCATCGCCCTGCTGGATTTCCTCGAACGCCTGGATCGCCCCGGCGAGCGGCTCGACGGCCCGGCGCGGGTCGAGCGGTTCCTGCAGGGCAGCGAGGCGCGCCAACGTTTCGAGCAGGAGGCCAAGGTGCTGCGCCAGTTGCTGGCCTCCGATGCCGGCCTGTATGTGATCGACGCGCGCGAGCCGGTGCTGGCCAAGTACCGCGACGAACTGGAAGTGCTGGCCAGCTGCGGGAAACCGTTGCTGCCGGTGCTCAACTTCGTCAGCAGCAGCCAGCAACGCGAGGGGGATTGGCGCGAGGCACTGGCCCGCCTCGGTCTGCACGCCTTGGTTCGCTTCGACAGTGTGGCACCGCCCGAGGATGGCGAGCGGCGGCTGTATGAAAGTCTGGCGTTGCTGCTGGAACATTCACGCCCAGCATTGCAGCGGCTGATCGAAGATCAACAGGCGCAACGACTGGCGCGCCAGGGCAGCGCGCGGCGGCTGATCGCCGAACTGTTGATCGACTGCGCAGCCTGTCGCCGCAGTGTGACCAGCGAAGCGGCCGCAGGCGCCATCGAAGAGCTTCGCCAGGCGGTACGCAAGCGCGAGCAGCGCTGCGTGGAAGCCTTGCTCAAGCTGTATGCCTTTCGCAGCCAGGATGCGTCGGCCGGCGACTTGCCACTGTCAGATGGGCGCTGGGGCGACGACCTGTTCAATCCCGATACGCTCAAGCAGTTGGGCGTGAAGGTCGGCGGCGGCATTGCGGCCGGTGCGGCGGCGGGCGCTGGCGTCGATCTGCTGGTGGGCGGCTTGACCCTGGGCATGGCAGCCATCGCTGGCGCCATTGCCGGCGGCGCCCTGCAGACCGCCCGTGGCTATGGCGCGCGCCTGTTGGGCAAGTTCAAGGGCGAGCGCGAACTGACCGTGGACGACAACGTGCTGCGGCTGCTGGCCTTGCGTCAGCAGCAACTGGTGAAAGCGCTCGATGCCCGTGGCCATGCTGCCATGGGCACCATCGAGGTAGCGGCGCCACAGGAGCAGACCTGGCGCGAAGGCAAGCTGCCCGAAGCCCTGAACAAGGCCCGAGCCTACCCGAAATGGTCCTCGCTCAACGGCCACAAGCACCTGGCCCAGCGCGAGCGTGAAGAACAGATCGAAGCCCTGGCCCAGCAGCTCTGA
- the cadR gene encoding Cd(II)/Pb(II)-responsive transcriptional regulator: MKIGELAKITDCQVETIRYYERESLLPPPARSDGNYRLYTQAHVERLTFIRNCRILDMTLDEIRNLLTLRDSPQDQCQSVNDLIDEHIHHVKARIDGLVALQEQLVALRQKCHGGTAEEHCAILQRLEVSGAVTVPDAEHSHVGRSHGH; this comes from the coding sequence ATGAAAATCGGCGAACTGGCGAAAATCACCGACTGCCAAGTCGAAACCATCCGCTATTACGAACGCGAAAGCCTCTTGCCGCCCCCTGCCCGCAGCGACGGTAACTATCGCCTCTACACCCAGGCTCACGTCGAACGGCTGACGTTCATCCGCAACTGTCGCATCCTGGACATGACCCTCGACGAGATCCGCAACCTGTTGACCCTGCGCGACAGCCCCCAGGACCAGTGCCAGAGCGTCAACGACCTGATCGATGAACACATCCATCACGTCAAGGCGCGGATAGACGGCCTGGTAGCCTTGCAGGAGCAGCTCGTTGCTCTGCGCCAGAAATGCCATGGCGGTACCGCCGAGGAGCACTGCGCGATTCTCCAGCGTTTGGAAGTCAGCGGCGCCGTCACCGTCCCCGATGCTGAGCACTCACATGTGGGCCGCAGTCACGGGCATTGA
- a CDS encoding helix-turn-helix domain-containing protein, with product MLTTLLQQIRNRRQQLGLQIQDMPLRTGLTRQQYGKIEKDGNPRLNTLDLIAEGLDASMVLVPKDQLKLIEKILAGAPVYFEDDRPVDNYPENPWDDLP from the coding sequence ATGTTAACCACACTTCTGCAACAGATCCGCAACCGCCGCCAACAACTGGGTCTTCAGATTCAGGACATGCCCCTGCGCACTGGCCTCACCCGCCAGCAATATGGAAAGATCGAAAAGGACGGCAACCCGCGCCTCAACACCCTGGACCTGATTGCCGAAGGTCTGGATGCAAGCATGGTCCTGGTGCCCAAGGACCAACTCAAACTGATCGAAAAGATCCTCGCAGGCGCGCCGGTGTATTTCGAGGATGATCGACCTGTGGATAACTATCCGGAAAATCCTTGGGATGATCTGCCATGA